One region of Sus scrofa isolate TJ Tabasco breed Duroc chromosome 3, Sscrofa11.1, whole genome shotgun sequence genomic DNA includes:
- the LOC100516606 gene encoding cytochrome c oxidase subunit 7A-related protein, mitochondrial isoform X4, protein MYYKFSGFTQKLTGAWASDAYSPQGLRPLVSTEAPPIIFATPTKLSSSSTAYDYAGKNKVPELQKFFQRTDGVPIHLKRGLPDQMLYRTTMALTVGGTIYCLIALYMASQPRNK, encoded by the exons ATGTATTACAAGTTTAGTGGCTTTACGCAGAAGTTGACGGGAGCATGGGCTTCCGACGCGTATAGCCCTCAG gGATTAAGGCCTCTGGTTTCCACAGAAGCACCACCTATCATATTTGCCACACCAACTAAACTGAGTTCCAGTTCTACTGCATATGATTATGCCGGGAAAAACAAAGTTCCAGAGCTGCAAAAGTTTTTCCAG AGAACCGACGGTGTGCCCATCCACCTGAAACGAGGCCTGCCTGACCAAATGCTTTACCGGACCACCATGGCGCTGACAGTGGGAGGGACCATCTACTGCCTGATTGCCCTCTACATGGCATCACAGCCCAGAAACAAATGA
- the LOC100516606 gene encoding cytochrome c oxidase subunit 7A-related protein, mitochondrial isoform X2, translating to MYYKFSGFTQKLTGAWASDAYSPQGLRPLVSTEAPPIIFATPTKLSSSSTAYDYAGKNKVPELQKFFQIIERSVIRLHLRRRGSSNSSYCCCWKRTDGVPIHLKRGLPDQMLYRTTMALTVGGTIYCLIALYMASQPRNK from the exons ATGTATTACAAGTTTAGTGGCTTTACGCAGAAGTTGACGGGAGCATGGGCTTCCGACGCGTATAGCCCTCAG gGATTAAGGCCTCTGGTTTCCACAGAAGCACCACCTATCATATTTGCCACACCAACTAAACTGAGTTCCAGTTCTACTGCATATGATTATGCCGGGAAAAACAAAGTTCCAGAGCTGCAAAAGTTTTTCCAG ATAATTGAGAGGTCAGTGATCCGACTACATCTCAGGCGTCGTGGGAGTAGCAATAGCTCGTACTGCTGTTGCTGGAAG AGAACCGACGGTGTGCCCATCCACCTGAAACGAGGCCTGCCTGACCAAATGCTTTACCGGACCACCATGGCGCTGACAGTGGGAGGGACCATCTACTGCCTGATTGCCCTCTACATGGCATCACAGCCCAGAAACAAATGA
- the LOC100516606 gene encoding cytochrome c oxidase subunit 7A-related protein, mitochondrial isoform X5 produces the protein MYYKFSGFTQKLTGAWASDAYSPQGLRPLVSTEAPPIIFATPTKLSSSSTAYDYAGKNKVPELQKFFQIIERSVIRLHLRRRGSSNSSYCCCWKVASPSSEICPDSGPA, from the exons ATGTATTACAAGTTTAGTGGCTTTACGCAGAAGTTGACGGGAGCATGGGCTTCCGACGCGTATAGCCCTCAG gGATTAAGGCCTCTGGTTTCCACAGAAGCACCACCTATCATATTTGCCACACCAACTAAACTGAGTTCCAGTTCTACTGCATATGATTATGCCGGGAAAAACAAAGTTCCAGAGCTGCAAAAGTTTTTCCAG ATAATTGAGAGGTCAGTGATCCGACTACATCTCAGGCGTCGTGGGAGTAGCAATAGCTCGTACTGCTGTTGCTGGAAGGTAGCTTCCCCCTCTTCAGAAATATGTCCAGATTCAGGACCGGCTTGA
- the LOC100516606 gene encoding cytochrome c oxidase subunit 7A-related protein, mitochondrial isoform X1, with protein MQKFLGQGLNSSHCSDRTHSSDDAESPAAGRPGHINLKQALPLVTLPMPKGRCGGLRPLVSTEAPPIIFATPTKLSSSSTAYDYAGKNKVPELQKFFQRTDGVPIHLKRGLPDQMLYRTTMALTVGGTIYCLIALYMASQPRNK; from the exons atgcagaagttcctgggccagggattgaactcaagtcaTTGCAGTGACCggacccacagcagtgacgatgctgaaTCTCCAGCTGCTGGGCGACCAG GTCATATAAATCTCAAACAGGCTCTTCCCTTGGTGACACTACCTATGCCAAAAGGCAGGTGTGGG gGATTAAGGCCTCTGGTTTCCACAGAAGCACCACCTATCATATTTGCCACACCAACTAAACTGAGTTCCAGTTCTACTGCATATGATTATGCCGGGAAAAACAAAGTTCCAGAGCTGCAAAAGTTTTTCCAG AGAACCGACGGTGTGCCCATCCACCTGAAACGAGGCCTGCCTGACCAAATGCTTTACCGGACCACCATGGCGCTGACAGTGGGAGGGACCATCTACTGCCTGATTGCCCTCTACATGGCATCACAGCCCAGAAACAAATGA
- the LOC100516606 gene encoding uncharacterized protein LOC100516606 isoform X3 codes for MQKFLGQGLNSSHCSDRTHSSDDAESPAAGRPGHINLKQALPLVTLPMPKGRCGGLRPLVSTEAPPIIFATPTKLSSSSTAYDYAGKNKVPELQKFFQIIERSVIRLHLRRRGSSNSSYCCCWKVASPSSEICPDSGPA; via the exons atgcagaagttcctgggccagggattgaactcaagtcaTTGCAGTGACCggacccacagcagtgacgatgctgaaTCTCCAGCTGCTGGGCGACCAG GTCATATAAATCTCAAACAGGCTCTTCCCTTGGTGACACTACCTATGCCAAAAGGCAGGTGTGGG gGATTAAGGCCTCTGGTTTCCACAGAAGCACCACCTATCATATTTGCCACACCAACTAAACTGAGTTCCAGTTCTACTGCATATGATTATGCCGGGAAAAACAAAGTTCCAGAGCTGCAAAAGTTTTTCCAG ATAATTGAGAGGTCAGTGATCCGACTACATCTCAGGCGTCGTGGGAGTAGCAATAGCTCGTACTGCTGTTGCTGGAAGGTAGCTTCCCCCTCTTCAGAAATATGTCCAGATTCAGGACCGGCTTGA